In a single window of the Montipora capricornis isolate CH-2021 chromosome 11, ASM3666992v2, whole genome shotgun sequence genome:
- the LOC138024397 gene encoding uncharacterized protein encodes MSHLSILLLVIIGILVPGALAYSQKCVRCINCCNSNCVSSEMHVEEQSKGIIRVSQLSNGDIIRGIRGTERITGWCKVEAVYPRAHTDNFTTYDGFTNDHMVIDADTVHPYGKKGEIKKSRLFTLATECDAALNADGQAFTPISTTFCPHELSWGEYLPLIAAIRRVTSRTGHFWYLSDAFHDNQTAKVPRWIDMLHDICTELLRCAREGECQKFEKITEEFVREHVNRKYVVMVESAFPNMGGDVEKDETGTITEVAREKGTNNVLVFSFVGCAVAGLLIAVVAAVLLYRMRVKRKIEALKEPHENQPPVMIQDTKA; translated from the coding sequence ATGAGTCACTTATCGATTTTGCTGCTGGTAATCATCGGGATCCTCGTCCCTGGAGCATTAGCGTACAGTCAAAAGTGCGTGAGGTGCATAAATTGTTGCAATAGCAACTGTGTTTCCAGTGAAATGCACGTAGAGGAACAGAGTAAGGGGATCATTCGCGTCTCTCAGCTTTCCAATGGCGACATCATCCGTGGGATCAGGGGAACTGAGCGGATTACTGGCTGGTGCAAGGTGGAAGCTGTTTATCCGAGGGCCCATACCGACAATTTCACAACCTACGATGGCTTCACAAATGACCACATGGTAATTGATGCCGATACCGTTCACCCGTACGGTAAGAAAGGAGAGATAAAGAAATCTCGTCTGTTTACCCTTGCTACCGAATGCGATGCCGCATTAAACGCAGACGGTCAGGCGTTCACGCCAATCAGCACCACGTTCTGTCCTCATGAACTGAGCTGGGGCGAGTATCTTCCTCTGATCGCTGCCATTCGTCGCGTGACCAGCCGTACAGGTCACTTTTGGTATCTTAGCGACGCTTTCCATGACAACCAGACAGCAAAAGTTCCGCGCTGGATTGACATGCTTCACGACATCTGTACAGAACTCTTGCGCTGCGCACGTGAGGGAGAATGCcagaagtttgaaaaaatcacgGAAGAGTTTGTCCGCGAGCACGTGAACAGAAAGTATGTGGTAATGGTTGAGAGCGCATTTCCCAACATGGGTGGAGACGTGGAGAAAGATGAAACCGGTACAATCACTGAGGTGGCTCGCGAGAAAGGTACAAACAACGTTCTGGTTTTCTCATTCGTGGGTTGTGCTGTAGCTGGGCTCTTGATCGCGGTCGTTGCAGCGGTCCTGCTGTACCGCATGCGCGTGAAGAGGAAGATAGAGGCACTGAAGGAGCCACATGAAAACCAACCTCCGGTTATGATCCAGGATACTAAGGCATAG